One Armatimonadota bacterium DNA segment encodes these proteins:
- a CDS encoding helical backbone metal receptor produces MRPASLLPLAVLLLAGCAVPDARPANAGGNDFPVTQRDALGNRVTVRAEPQRIVSLAPAMTEILFALGLGNRIVGVTAYCDYPAAAKAKPKIGGIVNPSVERILAQAPELALGTRLNPRPVLRTLARAGIPTYAADARDFDQVMACIRAVGALTGRRPQAAQLVAAARARLLAVRKQVAGLAEPTVIMIYQQDPLWVAGADTFADHLLRLAGARNAARGIQGYKQYSVEMLLAQDPEVILLSSMAGGEEADQVRAFVERPSMRGLSAVRHRRVYVINADTVARAGPRIVEGIEVIAARLHPEAFKHR; encoded by the coding sequence ATGAGGCCTGCTTCGCTGCTGCCGCTGGCGGTGCTGCTGTTGGCCGGGTGCGCCGTCCCGGACGCCCGGCCGGCCAACGCCGGGGGCAACGACTTCCCGGTGACCCAGCGCGACGCACTAGGCAACCGGGTCACCGTGCGCGCGGAGCCGCAGCGCATCGTCTCCCTGGCGCCGGCGATGACCGAGATCCTCTTCGCGCTCGGGCTCGGAAACAGGATCGTCGGCGTTACCGCATACTGCGATTACCCCGCGGCAGCGAAAGCCAAGCCCAAGATCGGCGGCATCGTCAACCCCAGCGTGGAACGCATCCTGGCGCAGGCGCCGGAGCTGGCGCTGGGAACGCGCCTCAACCCCAGGCCGGTGCTGCGCACGCTGGCCCGAGCCGGCATTCCGACCTACGCCGCCGACGCCCGCGACTTCGATCAGGTGATGGCGTGCATCCGCGCCGTCGGTGCGCTCACGGGCCGGCGCCCGCAAGCGGCGCAACTGGTGGCGGCCGCGCGCGCGCGCCTGTTGGCCGTTCGCAAACAGGTCGCGGGATTGGCCGAGCCGACGGTAATCATGATCTATCAGCAGGACCCGCTGTGGGTCGCCGGCGCGGACACCTTCGCCGATCACCTGCTTCGCCTCGCCGGCGCTCGCAATGCGGCGAGAGGTATCCAAGGATACAAGCAGTACAGCGTCGAGATGCTCCTGGCGCAGGACCCGGAGGTGATTCTTCTAAGCTCGATGGCGGGGGGCGAGGAGGCGGACCAGGTGCGCGCGTTCGTCGAGCGCCCGAGTATGCGCGGCCTTTCGGCGGTGCGTCACCGCCGCGTGTACGTCATCAACGCGGACACGGTCGCTCGGGCGGGACCTCGCATCGTCGAGGGGATCGAGGTCATCGCTGCCCGGCTGCACCCGGAGGCCTTCAAGCACCGCTAG
- a CDS encoding aminotransferase class IV, whose protein sequence is MTGSTRPGDLAYLNGEIVPTDRARVPLLDRGYLYGEGLFETMRSYGGRIFARDRHLARLRSSAAELGLEFGVGEDDLAQALALTLEANRLADAYLRLTVSEQCDAPGIEARSGRFSISIIARALEMRAAPPPPVTAITLHPGSAPAAALARHKTLSFLAYIRARAAARRGAVDEALLLNCAGEITEATTANVFFVIDGRLVTPSVECGLLPGITRAVVLDLARAQGIEAVERRVLPAELGMCSECFLTNSIVELQPVTRIDGRPIGAGDPGPAWSALARAYARTVAASGA, encoded by the coding sequence ATGACCGGCTCGACGCGCCCTGGAGACCTGGCCTACCTCAACGGCGAGATCGTCCCCACCGATCGCGCCCGCGTGCCGTTGCTGGATCGCGGCTACCTCTACGGCGAGGGCCTGTTCGAGACCATGCGGTCCTATGGTGGGCGCATCTTCGCCCGCGACCGTCACCTCGCGCGGCTGCGATCATCGGCGGCGGAGTTGGGCCTCGAATTCGGGGTGGGGGAGGACGACCTGGCACAGGCGCTGGCGCTTACCCTCGAGGCCAACCGACTGGCCGACGCTTACCTGCGCCTGACTGTTTCGGAGCAGTGTGACGCGCCTGGGATCGAGGCGCGGTCCGGGCGCTTCAGTATCAGCATCATCGCGCGGGCGCTGGAGATGCGCGCGGCCCCGCCGCCCCCGGTAACCGCCATCACCTTGCATCCGGGCTCGGCGCCGGCGGCGGCCCTGGCTCGCCACAAGACGTTGAGCTTCCTCGCCTACATTCGCGCGCGCGCCGCCGCCCGCCGGGGCGCGGTGGACGAGGCCCTGCTCCTCAACTGCGCCGGGGAGATCACCGAGGCCACCACCGCCAACGTCTTCTTCGTCATTGACGGGCGCCTGGTAACGCCGTCTGTGGAGTGCGGGTTGCTACCGGGGATCACGCGCGCGGTCGTCCTCGACCTTGCGCGCGCCCAGGGGATCGAGGCGGTCGAACGCCGCGTCCTGCCGGCAGAACTCGGCATGTGCAGCGAATGCTTCCTAACCAACAGCATCGTCGAATTGCAGCCGGTCACTCGCATAGACGGCAGACCGATCGGCGCCGGCGATCCGGGCCCGGCATGGTCGGCGCTGGCGCGGGCGTATGCGCGCACGGTCGCGGCTAGCGGTGCTTGA
- a CDS encoding type II secretion system protein, with protein sequence MESHYLEEALDLRNAGFTLIELLVVIAIISILAALLFPVFATARDAARQSNCLSNVRQLAMAMLMYADDHDGTFVPAWDEANLTRWHGARSSTTEAFDPTRGPIYPYLKSREIKICKSFHPASGSIAFELGTGGYGYNAQYVGGSPAPWPASLVPASEADITSPADTIMLAETATLDWDMTTYTGTGTLIEYSFVEAPYYEAYNNSPADPSTHFRHHGMTGVAFCDGHVKSMRMGLSRGSGWTYPDAVFKEHQLGFVGTDNSLYDRD encoded by the coding sequence ATGGAGTCACACTACCTTGAGGAGGCACTGGATTTGAGGAACGCAGGCTTCACCCTGATTGAGTTGTTGGTGGTGATCGCGATCATCTCCATCCTGGCGGCGCTGCTGTTTCCGGTGTTCGCGACGGCCCGGGACGCCGCGCGCCAGTCCAATTGCCTGTCGAACGTCAGGCAGCTGGCGATGGCGATGCTGATGTATGCGGACGACCACGACGGGACCTTCGTGCCCGCGTGGGACGAGGCCAACCTCACCCGCTGGCATGGGGCCCGCAGCAGCACCACGGAGGCCTTTGACCCGACCCGCGGGCCCATCTATCCCTACCTGAAGAGCCGCGAGATCAAGATCTGCAAGTCCTTCCATCCCGCAAGCGGATCCATCGCCTTCGAGCTGGGGACCGGGGGATACGGCTACAACGCGCAGTATGTCGGTGGTTCCCCGGCACCCTGGCCGGCTTCACTGGTCCCGGCGTCGGAGGCCGACATCACGTCGCCCGCGGACACCATCATGCTGGCCGAGACCGCCACCCTCGACTGGGACATGACGACCTACACCGGCACCGGCACCCTCATCGAGTATTCGTTTGTAGAGGCTCCGTACTACGAGGCCTACAACAATTCGCCGGCCGATCCCTCCACCCATTTCCGCCACCACGGGATGACAGGTGTCGCCTTCTGCGACGGCCACGTCAAGAGCATGCGCATGGGCCTGTCGCGCGGCAGCGGGTGGACCTACCCGGATGCGGTCTTCAAGGAGCACCAGCTTGGATTCGTGGGCACCGATAACTCGCTCTACGACCGTGACTGA